In Risungbinella massiliensis, a single window of DNA contains:
- the codY gene encoding GTP-sensing pleiotropic transcriptional regulator CodY — protein MDLLSKTRKISRILQKNVGHHLVDFDEVAQALCDVISSNIYVVNPDGKMLGMAINHEFEDERMQSYLSAREFPGEYARRLMEVEATMPNLEIDSPYTAYPSDLKESFPNGYTTIVPIIGGGDRLGTLVLSRMNDKFVDDDLILGEYGATVVGMEVLRERAGQVEDEARSRAVVQLAINSLSFSELEAAEHIFNELDGMEGLLVASKIADRVGITRSVIVNALRKLESAGVVESRSLGMKGTYIKILNPKLLPALEKARH, from the coding sequence ATGGATTTACTTAGTAAAACACGTAAAATTTCACGGATTCTGCAAAAAAATGTGGGGCACCATCTAGTAGATTTTGATGAGGTAGCACAAGCTCTATGCGATGTGATCTCTTCGAACATCTACGTAGTCAATCCGGATGGAAAAATGCTCGGAATGGCGATTAACCATGAGTTCGAAGATGAACGCATGCAAAGCTATCTAAGCGCTCGTGAATTTCCGGGTGAGTACGCTCGCCGTTTGATGGAAGTAGAAGCAACGATGCCAAACTTGGAAATCGACAGTCCTTATACCGCTTATCCAAGTGATCTAAAAGAGTCTTTTCCAAATGGCTACACTACTATTGTACCGATCATCGGTGGTGGGGACCGTTTAGGAACATTGGTTCTTTCTCGTATGAATGACAAATTCGTAGATGATGATCTCATTTTGGGAGAATACGGTGCAACGGTTGTTGGGATGGAAGTGCTTCGTGAACGTGCGGGTCAAGTGGAAGACGAGGCAAGAAGTCGTGCGGTAGTTCAACTTGCGATTAATTCTCTGTCATTCAGTGAATTAGAAGCTGCCGAACATATCTTCAATGAACTTGATGGTATGGAAGGTTTGCTTGTTGCTAGTAAGATTGCAGATCGGGTTGGAATCACTCGTTCTGTTATCGTAAACGCACTTCGAAAATTGGAAAGTGCTGGTGTAGTAGAGTCTCGCTCCCTCGGAATGAAAGGAACCTACATTAAAATCCTAAATCCGAAATTGCTCCCAGCTCTGGAAAAAGCTCGTCATTAA
- the lepB gene encoding signal peptidase I — MALGYRKWVNWTVLILFSVVLAFCVSRFGVALSVVNGTSMQPTLHNGDRLLINKFKFTLQVPQRGEVVTFQDPHNQNRYLVKRVVGIPGDQIEIRDGKLFRNGKEIHEPYIDTPIEDGNYGPITVVPGTVFVMGDNRHRYASRDSRYDSVGLVPIKLVDGKVEFILWRPSLAAFL; from the coding sequence ATGGCATTAGGTTATCGTAAATGGGTCAACTGGACGGTTCTGATTCTCTTTTCAGTTGTCCTAGCCTTTTGTGTAAGTCGTTTTGGGGTGGCTTTGTCGGTAGTAAATGGAACATCTATGCAACCGACTTTACATAATGGTGACCGTTTACTGATCAACAAATTTAAGTTCACCTTACAAGTTCCACAAAGAGGTGAAGTCGTTACCTTTCAAGACCCACATAACCAAAATCGGTATTTGGTAAAACGAGTGGTAGGCATACCTGGTGATCAGATCGAGATTCGGGATGGAAAGCTTTTCCGAAATGGGAAAGAGATTCACGAGCCTTATATTGACACCCCTATTGAAGATGGGAACTATGGACCGATTACAGTAGTTCCAGGTACTGTCTTTGTAATGGGTGACAATCGCCATCGCTACGCAAGCCGAGATAGCCGCTATGACAGTGTGGGACTTGTACCCATAAAACTGGTTGATGGGAAAGTAGAATTTATTTTGTGGAGACCTTCATTAGCCGCTTTTTTATAA
- a CDS encoding S8 family peptidase: MWSSKRWLEKRKEKLSQDLQSVLMGRGAKDQLHPVLWQYRQPPNSSLIRKVEKLQKKSDTLSLYGTIPFLQASYGLLPYHAIQSLSEEPLIAKIYLDRQVRIHTSSSEQEKHPRLSQWMISDHLLSSDLSGKGITIAVLDTGVAEHPDLTQPTNRLKEFVDFVHHKKNPYDDQGHGTHCAGTIAGNGYCSAGKYRGIAKEAQIVGVKVLDQYGGGKLSTVIRGIEWCVQKKEELQIRILSLSLGCPVLEPYYLDPLAQAVQKAWYSGLLVVCSAGNEGPGLRTICTPGQEPSVLTVGALQKNSDEWEVADFSSRGPTIDDIAKPELYAPGVNIISLYFPNLYQTFLSIDQLVDEDYIRLSGTSMASAACAGIAAILMEIAPSWTNQEIKQVMLQTADKQNEEIPMVSLSKALQRIKKMQSI; the protein is encoded by the coding sequence GTGTGGTCCTCCAAAAGATGGTTAGAGAAACGCAAAGAAAAGTTGTCGCAAGATTTACAGAGCGTACTCATGGGGCGTGGTGCGAAAGATCAGTTGCATCCAGTGCTTTGGCAATATCGACAACCCCCTAACTCATCCTTAATCAGAAAAGTTGAAAAGTTACAAAAAAAGTCAGATACACTTTCTTTGTATGGTACCATTCCGTTTCTGCAAGCAAGTTATGGTCTACTTCCCTACCATGCGATCCAATCTCTATCAGAAGAACCCCTTATTGCCAAAATTTATTTAGATCGCCAAGTTCGGATTCATACTAGCTCTTCTGAACAAGAAAAGCACCCACGTCTTTCCCAATGGATGATATCGGATCATTTACTCTCATCCGATCTATCAGGAAAAGGAATTACCATTGCTGTCTTGGATACAGGAGTAGCGGAACATCCTGATCTAACTCAGCCTACCAACCGCTTAAAAGAGTTTGTCGATTTTGTTCATCATAAGAAAAATCCTTATGATGACCAAGGACACGGGACTCATTGTGCAGGTACAATTGCCGGAAATGGATATTGCTCAGCTGGAAAGTATCGGGGAATAGCCAAAGAGGCTCAAATCGTCGGAGTAAAGGTGTTAGATCAATACGGGGGTGGGAAGTTATCTACTGTGATCAGAGGAATTGAGTGGTGCGTACAGAAAAAGGAAGAGCTCCAGATACGCATCCTTTCTTTATCACTTGGATGCCCTGTTTTAGAACCATATTACTTAGACCCCTTGGCCCAAGCAGTTCAAAAGGCTTGGTATAGCGGTCTTTTGGTGGTTTGTTCAGCAGGAAATGAAGGCCCCGGTCTTCGTACTATTTGCACTCCAGGTCAGGAACCATCTGTGCTTACAGTAGGTGCGCTACAAAAGAACTCTGATGAATGGGAGGTTGCTGACTTTTCAAGTAGGGGGCCTACCATTGACGATATAGCCAAGCCTGAGCTATATGCTCCAGGAGTTAATATCATCTCCTTATACTTTCCTAACCTTTACCAAACGTTTTTATCCATTGATCAGTTAGTAGATGAAGATTACATCCGTCTGTCAGGCACCTCTATGGCTTCTGCTGCCTGCGCTGGCATTGCTGCAATTTTAATGGAAATTGCTCCTAGTTGGACAAATCAAGAGATAAAACAAGTTATGCTTCAAACAGCAGATAAACAAAATGAGGAGATTCCCATGGTTTCTCTTTCGAAAGCATTACAGCGCATTAAGAAAATGCAGTCTATTTAG
- a CDS encoding GNAT family N-acetyltransferase encodes MQLRSFRLSDVHDVMNIWHLNAEQESEKETLAGMSEQLMRDPQLVVVAESDEGAVVGAIVGSVDGESGFYYCLAVHPDYQHKKVGSQLVNALEERLRERGATQLFVTVDDGTKKLTPFYKKMGIKGYTSAKNEKDLIISNCSF; translated from the coding sequence ATGCAATTACGTTCCTTCCGTTTATCAGATGTTCACGATGTGATGAATATCTGGCATTTAAATGCTGAACAAGAGAGCGAGAAAGAGACTCTAGCTGGGATGTCCGAACAGTTAATGAGGGATCCACAACTAGTTGTGGTAGCTGAATCGGATGAAGGAGCAGTTGTTGGTGCAATCGTTGGTAGTGTGGATGGGGAAAGTGGTTTTTATTATTGTTTAGCAGTCCATCCTGACTATCAACATAAAAAAGTGGGCTCCCAACTGGTCAATGCATTAGAAGAGAGATTAAGAGAGCGTGGAGCTACCCAACTCTTTGTCACGGTAGACGATGGAACAAAAAAGTTAACCCCCTTCTATAAGAAGATGGGTATTAAAGGTTATACTTCTGCTAAAAACGAAAAAGATCTCATAATATCCAATTGTTCTTTTTGA